The proteins below come from a single candidate division WOR-3 bacterium genomic window:
- a CDS encoding bifunctional phosphoglucose/phosphomannose isomerase, translated as MRNIIYNLPEQIKDAWKINVRIKRCRRNYENIVISGMGGSGIGGDLLRVLTLSTLKVPLITIKDYQVPGFVNKNTLFIAVSYSGNTEETINSFYEAKNRGAHIITITSGGHLWQLCKKYQIDCIDIPSGLSSRCAIGYLFFPQLKILSTLNFIGDMQKDVMETINTLNRYRNYYERFAKKFAERLIGSLPVIYATSQLLAPVATRWQTQFNENAEIIAHSNVFPELDHNEIMGITDSNSLVPIYCLILIDPESHPRNLLRVKYTLKIIRAQFLKSTHNNLFKFQKFIARGNSPLAKIFSTIMLGDFISFYLAYARGVKPEIIRAIDELKKILSNNK; from the coding sequence CGTGGAAAATCAACGTCCGCATTAAAAGATGCCGACGAAATTATGAAAATATTGTAATATCTGGCATGGGTGGTTCGGGGATTGGCGGTGACCTTCTGAGAGTGTTAACTTTGTCAACCCTCAAGGTTCCATTAATAACTATAAAAGATTATCAGGTCCCGGGTTTTGTTAATAAAAACACTTTGTTTATTGCCGTAAGTTATTCAGGAAACACTGAAGAAACAATCAATAGCTTCTATGAAGCCAAAAACCGCGGAGCTCATATCATCACCATAACAAGCGGTGGCCATTTATGGCAACTGTGTAAAAAATACCAAATTGATTGTATTGATATTCCCTCCGGTCTGTCATCGCGCTGTGCAATCGGTTATCTTTTTTTCCCACAGCTAAAGATACTTTCCACTCTTAACTTTATTGGTGATATGCAGAAAGATGTCATGGAAACAATCAACACCCTCAATCGCTATCGTAATTACTATGAACGGTTTGCCAAAAAATTTGCTGAACGATTGATTGGTTCGCTACCGGTGATATATGCTACAAGTCAACTATTAGCGCCAGTTGCTACCCGTTGGCAAACTCAGTTTAACGAAAATGCTGAAATAATTGCGCACAGTAATGTTTTTCCAGAATTAGACCATAACGAAATTATGGGAATTACTGATAGTAATTCTTTAGTACCTATTTATTGCTTGATTCTTATTGACCCCGAAAGCCATCCGCGAAACTTACTACGAGTAAAATATACTTTAAAGATTATCCGGGCACAATTCTTAAAATCGACGCACAATAATTTATTTAAGTTCCAAAAATTTATTGCCCGGGGGAATTCGCCACTTGCCAAAATATTTTCCACGATCATGTTGGGTGATTTTATTAGCTTTTATTTGGCGTATGCCCGGGGTGTAAAACCAGAAATTATTCGTGCCATTGATGAATTAAAAAAAATACTCTCTAATAATAAATAA